A region of Bacillota bacterium DNA encodes the following proteins:
- a CDS encoding magnesium transporter CorA family protein: MLQGSRGRDDKTHVVRDVTHIAAVDEGRGGRTRALRARPRRGSEGESHRAQQGGVRVIVAYKTVEEELVKTDAIGEKGTWVSLLNPTEEEILRVHKELGTVLDFLRAPLDEEERPRIESEEGQVLVLINVPIACGNGNPVLYDTIPLGIIISEDNIVTVCLKENLVLTELVSAKPRALYTFKRTRLLLQILFKTAGLYLRYLRQIDKQTSEIEARLHWSMKNEEVVKLLNLEKSLVYFTTSLKSNEIVMEKLLRVYLVKTDSAAQSPARVLRAYPEDEDLLEDVITENKQAIEMGDIYTSILTGMMDAFASMISNNLNIVMKFLTSVTIVLSIPTIVASFYGMNVALPFQRSPYAFLGTLVVSLGASLAAAVLLARRRMF, translated from the coding sequence ATGTTACAGGGGTCCCGCGGACGCGACGATAAAACGCACGTGGTGCGTGACGTGACACACATTGCCGCCGTGGATGAAGGGCGAGGGGGGCGGACGCGAGCGTTACGCGCGAGGCCCCGACGAGGTTCGGAAGGCGAGTCGCACCGCGCGCAGCAAGGGGGAGTTCGGGTGATAGTTGCTTACAAGACGGTCGAAGAAGAGCTTGTGAAAACCGATGCCATCGGCGAAAAGGGCACCTGGGTGAGTCTTCTCAACCCGACCGAGGAGGAGATCCTCCGGGTCCACAAAGAGCTCGGCACAGTGCTGGATTTCCTGAGAGCCCCGTTGGACGAGGAGGAAAGGCCGCGCATCGAGTCGGAGGAGGGGCAGGTGCTGGTCCTCATAAACGTTCCGATCGCGTGCGGAAATGGCAACCCCGTTCTGTACGATACCATCCCGCTAGGCATCATCATCTCCGAAGACAACATCGTAACCGTCTGTCTCAAAGAGAACCTGGTTCTTACCGAGCTGGTCAGCGCGAAGCCGAGGGCGTTATATACCTTCAAAAGAACCCGGCTTCTCCTTCAGATCCTCTTCAAGACCGCCGGGCTTTACCTCAGATATCTGCGACAGATCGATAAGCAGACAAGCGAGATCGAAGCGAGGCTCCACTGGTCGATGAAGAACGAGGAGGTGGTGAAGCTCCTGAACCTGGAGAAGAGCCTCGTGTATTTCACCACGTCCCTCAAGTCCAACGAGATCGTCATGGAGAAGCTCCTCAGGGTGTACCTCGTGAAGACAGATTCGGCCGCCCAGTCCCCGGCCCGGGTTCTCAGAGCCTACCCCGAGGACGAGGACCTTCTCGAGGACGTCATAACCGAGAACAAGCAGGCCATCGAGATGGGCGACATATACACGAGCATCCTCACAGGCATGATGGACGCGTTCGCTTCGATGATCTCGAACAACCTAAACATCGTGATGAAGTTCCTTACCTCAGTAACGATAGTGCTTTCCATCCCGACCATAGTGGCGAGTTTCTACGGGATGAACGTGGCGCTTCCT
- a CDS encoding DUF1848 domain-containing protein, with the protein MTPLRTGWSLMIISASRRTDIPKFFAEWLMDRIRDGYCRCPNPFNPKQVSVVSLRPEDVEVIVFWSKDPEPMLAHLQELDTRGFRYYFHFTVNGYPSFLEPGVPPLDKTLATFARLSAAVSPERVIWRYDPIVLTSVTDVSYHGRRFREIADALAGKTRRVVISLLDDYRGSSARLRRLAARGIRVERRVTADDPATADLLAGMARAAHESGMEITSCAEENSLENLGIKPGQCIDDEYIARVFGIHVQARKDPGQRAACGCVVSRDIGVYGTCRHGCVYCYAM; encoded by the coding sequence GTGACGCCTCTCAGAACGGGGTGGAGCCTCATGATCATAAGCGCGAGCCGAAGGACGGACATCCCGAAGTTCTTCGCGGAGTGGTTGATGGACCGGATTCGCGATGGGTACTGCAGGTGTCCCAACCCGTTCAACCCGAAACAAGTCTCTGTGGTATCGCTCCGGCCTGAGGACGTGGAGGTCATAGTCTTTTGGAGCAAGGACCCCGAGCCCATGCTCGCGCATTTGCAGGAGCTCGATACCAGGGGGTTTAGGTACTATTTCCACTTCACGGTGAACGGGTACCCATCGTTCTTGGAGCCAGGCGTGCCTCCTCTTGACAAGACGCTCGCTACGTTCGCGCGCCTTTCCGCGGCTGTTTCCCCCGAGAGGGTCATATGGCGCTACGACCCGATCGTGCTCACCAGCGTAACAGACGTTTCGTACCACGGGCGCCGGTTCAGGGAGATCGCCGACGCGTTGGCAGGCAAGACCAGGCGCGTCGTCATAAGCCTCCTCGACGACTATCGCGGCTCCAGCGCCCGTCTCAGACGGCTGGCTGCACGTGGGATACGTGTCGAACGAAGGGTCACCGCGGACGACCCGGCAACGGCAGACCTTCTCGCCGGCATGGCACGTGCTGCCCACGAGTCAGGCATGGAGATCACGAGCTGCGCCGAGGAGAACAGCTTGGAGAACCTGGGCATCAAGCCCGGACAGTGCATTGACGACGAGTACATCGCGCGCGTTTTCGGCATCCACGTTCAGGCCAGGAAGGACCCCGGCCAACGCGCAGCATGCGGGTGCGTCGTGAGCAGGGACATCGGGGTGTACGGCACGTGCCGTCACGGTTGTGTGTACTGCTATGCGATGTAA
- a CDS encoding LacI family transcriptional regulator: MDTTIREIARQVGVSPSTVSRALRREGRISETTRARVLAVARSLGYHVPGDVAAEPAQLRAPLNADAGAAPGGVILTGPRSPKGATATPGQGPGPGPRGRANIGIVFNRRLSSLVTDPFYGAVVAGIEESLQRLGLRVFLRSIDGAGDNADFFAADQTGETGFAGLLLVGCDVHPRVARIAREKGIPVVLVDNELPDEPVDCVVSDNEAAARCAIEYLYRSGHRRVGFVGGPQSHISLAQRYAGYVKALGEFGMEFHRKWTVFAESVDRHGPQIGYEGALGLMDLAQPPSAIFADNDMTALGVLKALHERGVRVPDEVSVIGFDDIQVASHTHPPLTTMHIPKQQLGSVAARRLVDIIDGVDPAPVKIVIRATLVVRGTVAPPPPESEAALTKAGAEPQA, from the coding sequence GTGGACACAACCATACGCGAGATAGCAAGGCAGGTGGGCGTGTCGCCCTCCACCGTATCGAGGGCGCTGCGCCGCGAAGGTAGGATCAGTGAGACGACTCGCGCGCGGGTGTTGGCCGTCGCGCGATCACTGGGCTACCACGTGCCAGGCGACGTTGCGGCCGAGCCTGCGCAGCTCAGGGCGCCACTCAACGCAGACGCTGGCGCTGCGCCGGGTGGGGTCATTCTCACCGGCCCACGGAGCCCAAAAGGCGCAACAGCCACCCCGGGTCAAGGTCCGGGCCCAGGTCCGCGCGGCCGCGCAAACATAGGCATAGTGTTCAACAGGCGCCTATCCTCGCTGGTGACGGACCCCTTCTACGGGGCGGTGGTGGCTGGCATCGAGGAAAGCCTCCAGAGACTGGGCTTGCGGGTTTTCCTCAGGAGCATAGACGGGGCCGGCGACAACGCCGACTTCTTCGCGGCGGACCAGACGGGCGAGACGGGCTTCGCAGGGCTGTTGCTGGTCGGGTGCGACGTCCACCCGCGTGTCGCGAGGATCGCCCGCGAGAAAGGTATCCCGGTGGTTCTAGTGGACAATGAGCTTCCGGATGAGCCTGTGGATTGCGTCGTATCAGACAACGAGGCCGCGGCCCGATGCGCGATAGAGTACCTTTATCGCTCCGGGCACCGCCGAGTCGGTTTCGTGGGAGGACCGCAGTCCCACATATCGCTCGCTCAACGCTATGCAGGCTACGTCAAAGCTCTGGGCGAGTTCGGCATGGAGTTCCATCGCAAGTGGACGGTGTTCGCGGAGTCCGTGGATAGGCACGGGCCGCAGATCGGCTACGAAGGGGCACTCGGCCTCATGGACCTCGCCCAGCCGCCAAGCGCCATATTCGCAGACAACGACATGACCGCTCTCGGCGTGTTGAAGGCGCTTCACGAGCGTGGGGTGAGGGTTCCAGATGAGGTGTCCGTCATAGGGTTCGACGACATACAAGTGGCCAGCCATACTCATCCTCCCCTAACGACGATGCACATACCGAAGCAGCAGCTCGGGTCGGTCGCCGCCCGCAGGCTCGTGGACATCATCGACGGCGTCGACCCCGCGCCCGTCAAGATCGTTATCCGTGCGACGCTCGTGGTACGCGGCACGGTGGCCCCGCCCCCGCCTGAGAGTGAGGCAGCGTTGACGAAGGCCGGGGCGGAACCACAGGCGTAG
- a CDS encoding sugar ABC transporter substrate-binding protein produces MSSRVRGLVLLFGVLLFMTCVVVGGTQEGLAASKVRIRLATWAGVEEAKELQAILDQLNAKSSTYEIVQESSPAEYMTKLTTTLAAETGADLFWIAQEYVPSLAQKGTMMDITARVKASKHPAANLDDYFPSSLERMTYEGKIYGLPWINQPVMLYANLDLFDKAGLSYPDETWDWDKFLSVAKTLTIDKNGKHPDDPGFDPANVQQWGFTLNGWPPVQMFIWQAGGDVISPDFKSCPVDSPQAIKGAQFYVDLMSKYHVAPPLSVIRDRGFDTMYRNQQVAMFMGGAADDLDYKPSFRSQAFLIPKGPSGKRASFMWMAGMAINAKTKNPDVAFEAFLDLSDAIHHWKVVPPRKSLATREMLLKLKPEKKHSIDAIVAAMEDTRSFRIFPNYAEWDSIFWNQFADPLLNGRGTAEQLAKRVRPLLERTLGK; encoded by the coding sequence ATGTCAAGTCGCGTACGTGGTCTAGTGCTGCTGTTCGGAGTTCTCCTTTTCATGACATGTGTAGTGGTAGGCGGGACCCAGGAGGGGCTCGCCGCATCCAAGGTGAGGATCCGGCTCGCGACATGGGCAGGCGTGGAGGAGGCAAAGGAGCTGCAGGCCATCCTGGACCAGCTCAACGCGAAGTCCAGCACCTACGAGATCGTGCAGGAATCGAGCCCCGCGGAATACATGACGAAGCTCACCACCACACTTGCGGCTGAGACCGGCGCCGACCTCTTCTGGATCGCGCAAGAGTACGTGCCCAGCCTCGCTCAGAAGGGTACGATGATGGACATCACCGCGCGGGTGAAGGCTTCCAAACACCCAGCAGCCAACCTTGACGACTATTTCCCTTCGTCCCTGGAGCGAATGACCTACGAGGGCAAGATCTACGGGCTTCCGTGGATCAACCAGCCCGTCATGCTCTACGCGAATCTCGATCTCTTTGACAAGGCCGGCCTTTCCTATCCGGATGAGACGTGGGACTGGGACAAGTTCCTGTCGGTTGCGAAGACGCTTACCATCGACAAGAACGGCAAGCATCCGGATGACCCGGGCTTCGACCCTGCCAACGTCCAGCAATGGGGATTCACGCTGAACGGCTGGCCGCCCGTGCAGATGTTCATCTGGCAGGCCGGTGGAGACGTCATCAGCCCTGACTTCAAGTCCTGCCCTGTTGACTCGCCGCAGGCCATAAAAGGCGCTCAATTCTATGTCGATCTCATGAGCAAGTACCACGTGGCACCGCCGCTGTCCGTCATCAGGGACCGCGGGTTCGATACCATGTACCGTAACCAGCAAGTGGCCATGTTCATGGGCGGGGCCGCTGACGACCTCGACTACAAACCGTCGTTCAGATCCCAAGCGTTCCTGATCCCGAAGGGGCCGTCGGGCAAGCGGGCGAGCTTCATGTGGATGGCGGGCATGGCCATCAACGCGAAGACAAAGAACCCTGACGTCGCGTTTGAGGCGTTCCTGGACTTGTCGGACGCGATCCACCATTGGAAGGTCGTTCCGCCTCGCAAGTCCCTCGCGACCAGGGAAATGCTGCTTAAGCTGAAGCCTGAGAAGAAGCACTCCATCGACGCGATCGTGGCCGCTATGGAGGACACGCGAAGTTTCAGGATATTCCCCAACTATGCGGAATGGGACAGCATCTTCTGGAACCAGTTTGCTGACCCGCTCCTGAACGGGAGAGGCACTGCGGAGCAGCTTGCGAAGCGCGTCCGGCCGTTGCTGGAGAGGACGCTCGGCAAGTAA
- a CDS encoding sugar ABC transporter permease → MCLLCLGVYGALRLARAREETAAGYALITPWLAGFLVFTAGPILASLGLSFTSYDLFNPPKWVGLENYRWLFSDILDFWPSVKLTLAYAFLSVPVGVAGSLLVALLLSADIRGIGIFRTIYYLPAVLPEVSVALLWRWIFNSEAGLLNAVLGPIFRLIGLQNPDWFGDPRFVLPAFVIMSVWGVFGINMVVFLAAIKNVPRVFYEAAEIDGAGSFAKFWNVTFPQISPVVLLQIIMGIIGALQIFTVAMFARPTSAAGRFMNQLVYERGFLQLRMGEASAIAWVLFVIILALTLLVFRSSTAWVYYEAEVRK, encoded by the coding sequence ATGTGCCTGTTGTGCCTCGGGGTGTATGGTGCGCTCAGGCTCGCGCGCGCCCGCGAGGAGACCGCCGCGGGATACGCACTCATAACCCCTTGGCTCGCGGGATTTCTCGTGTTCACGGCCGGACCCATCCTCGCGTCCCTGGGCTTGAGCTTCACGTCATACGACCTTTTCAACCCGCCCAAGTGGGTGGGCCTCGAGAATTACAGGTGGCTCTTTTCCGATATACTCGATTTTTGGCCTTCCGTGAAGCTCACGCTCGCGTACGCGTTCCTCAGCGTTCCCGTGGGGGTGGCGGGCTCCCTGCTCGTTGCGCTGCTCCTTTCCGCCGACATCCGTGGCATAGGCATCTTCCGCACCATCTATTACCTGCCCGCGGTCCTCCCGGAGGTCTCGGTGGCCTTGCTCTGGAGGTGGATCTTCAACAGCGAGGCGGGCCTGCTCAACGCGGTGCTCGGCCCCATCTTTCGCCTGATCGGCCTGCAGAACCCTGATTGGTTCGGAGACCCGAGGTTCGTTCTCCCCGCGTTCGTAATCATGAGCGTGTGGGGCGTGTTCGGCATAAACATGGTGGTCTTCCTCGCAGCGATCAAGAACGTCCCCAGGGTGTTCTATGAGGCCGCTGAGATCGATGGGGCAGGCTCGTTTGCAAAGTTCTGGAACGTGACCTTCCCGCAGATCTCGCCAGTGGTGCTTCTGCAGATAATCATGGGCATAATCGGCGCACTGCAGATCTTTACCGTGGCCATGTTCGCACGACCGACCTCCGCGGCCGGGCGGTTCATGAACCAGCTCGTGTATGAACGGGGCTTCCTTCAGCTGAGAATGGGTGAGGCTTCGGCCATAGCCTGGGTGCTCTTCGTTATCATTCTCGCCCTTACCCTGCTCGTCTTCCGCTCCTCAACGGCGTGGGTGTATTACGAAGCGGAGGTGCGAAAATGA
- a CDS encoding carbohydrate ABC transporter permease yields MTARLETTLVVAQRARRVRRAKAVASRTAAYVVVIAGAVVLLVPFFWMVSSSLKELQDVFAYPPVWLPIPPQWHNYLDAWRAVPFGRYLANTVFVTVLGMFAEITSCTLVAYGFARYSFPGRNALFFILLSTMMLPYHVTLIPTYMIWRNLKLLDTFDPLVLPAWTAWGPFYVFLLRQFFMGVPRDLEEAAKIDGANVLQTFAHVMLPQIKPALLAVAVFAFRGYWNNFLGPLIYLNSMSKYTLTLGMYLFMGGVNEAPQWHWLMAMSTVLAVPMLVTFFLAQRYFIEGISLTGLKG; encoded by the coding sequence ATGACCGCAAGGCTCGAAACCACACTGGTCGTTGCACAGCGGGCAAGGCGTGTGCGGCGCGCGAAAGCGGTGGCATCAAGGACGGCCGCGTACGTCGTGGTCATCGCCGGGGCCGTTGTGCTCCTGGTGCCGTTCTTCTGGATGGTCTCGAGCTCTCTCAAGGAGCTCCAGGACGTCTTCGCTTACCCGCCGGTGTGGCTGCCCATCCCTCCGCAATGGCACAACTACCTGGATGCCTGGAGAGCGGTGCCCTTCGGCCGGTACCTGGCGAACACGGTCTTTGTGACGGTTCTCGGGATGTTCGCGGAGATCACGAGCTGCACACTTGTGGCGTACGGGTTCGCGCGCTACTCCTTCCCTGGCCGGAACGCACTGTTCTTCATACTGCTTTCCACGATGATGTTGCCATACCATGTGACCCTCATCCCGACATACATGATCTGGCGGAACCTCAAGCTCCTGGATACTTTCGACCCTCTGGTGCTGCCAGCGTGGACAGCGTGGGGGCCATTTTACGTGTTCCTCCTGCGCCAGTTCTTCATGGGAGTGCCGCGGGATCTCGAAGAGGCCGCGAAGATCGACGGCGCCAATGTGCTGCAGACCTTCGCCCATGTTATGCTCCCGCAGATCAAGCCGGCCCTCCTGGCAGTGGCCGTGTTCGCCTTCCGAGGGTACTGGAACAACTTCCTGGGGCCGCTGATTTACCTCAACAGCATGAGCAAGTATACGCTTACACTCGGAATGTACCTGTTCATGGGCGGCGTGAATGAGGCGCCGCAGTGGCACTGGCTCATGGCCATGTCCACGGTGCTTGCCGTGCCGATGCTCGTCACGTTTTTCCTGGCCCAACGCTACTTCATCGAGGGCATATCCTTGACCGGTCTCAAGGGGTGA